The following are encoded in a window of Bacteroidota bacterium genomic DNA:
- a CDS encoding carbamoyltransferase, protein MYILGISAYYHDSAACILADGEIVAAAQEERFTRKKHDHNFPRHAVAYCLKEAGITADKLECVAFYDKPLLKFNRILETYLTFSPKGIRSFMMAMPLWLQEKLWIPDLIEKEIRFEGKVLFPEHHESHAASAFFPSPFTDAAILTIDGVGEAATSSIGIGHDSTVEILSELHFPHSLGLLYSAFTYFTGFKVNSGEYKVMGLAPYGEPKYVKQIYDHLIDLKEDGSFVMNMEFFDYCSGLRMTNRKFESLFGGKPRAPESLLTQRELDLARSIQDVTEEVMLRMAKHAKKVTGEKYLCLAGGVALNCVANGKILRSGVFEDLWIQPAAGDAGGSVGAAYVAYHHHLRQPVQKKGRRDLQHGSYLGPSYDDQEIASFLKEHNLPHERINDRRSLCDKVSEYLVQEKIVGWFQGRMEFGPRALGNRSIIGDARSPSMQKKMNIKIKFREGFRPFAPSVLEEKAGEWFELDRESPYMLLVADVKKEKQRVMTDAEKQLWGIEKLNVLRSEIPAVTHVDYSARIQTVNTLDNPLYYDLIAAFYKRTGCPVIVNTSFNVRGEPIVATPLDAYKCFMRTGLDVLVLGSFILLKSGQPAFHDDIQWKEMYELD, encoded by the coding sequence ATGTACATCCTGGGCATCTCCGCATATTATCATGATTCCGCCGCTTGCATTCTGGCAGACGGGGAGATCGTTGCCGCTGCGCAGGAAGAGCGTTTCACCCGGAAAAAACATGACCACAATTTTCCCCGGCATGCAGTTGCGTACTGCCTGAAAGAAGCCGGGATAACGGCAGACAAACTCGAGTGTGTTGCCTTCTACGACAAACCGCTGCTGAAGTTTAACCGCATCCTGGAAACGTATCTCACCTTTTCGCCGAAGGGAATCCGATCGTTCATGATGGCCATGCCGTTGTGGTTGCAGGAGAAGCTCTGGATTCCCGACCTGATCGAAAAAGAGATCCGTTTTGAGGGAAAGGTATTATTTCCCGAACACCATGAATCCCACGCGGCGTCCGCATTTTTTCCTTCCCCCTTTACCGATGCGGCGATCCTTACCATCGACGGAGTTGGCGAGGCGGCAACGTCATCGATAGGCATTGGCCACGATAGTACAGTCGAAATTCTGTCGGAACTGCATTTTCCTCACTCACTGGGGCTCTTGTATTCAGCCTTCACCTATTTTACCGGCTTCAAAGTCAATTCGGGCGAATACAAAGTGATGGGGCTTGCGCCGTACGGCGAGCCAAAATATGTCAAACAGATCTACGACCATCTGATCGACCTCAAAGAGGACGGCTCGTTCGTCATGAACATGGAATTCTTTGATTACTGCTCCGGATTGAGAATGACAAACCGGAAGTTTGAGTCGCTGTTCGGCGGGAAACCGAGAGCTCCTGAATCGTTGCTGACTCAGCGCGAGCTGGATCTGGCACGATCGATTCAGGATGTGACCGAGGAGGTCATGTTGCGGATGGCGAAACATGCAAAAAAGGTGACCGGGGAGAAATATCTATGCCTTGCAGGAGGCGTCGCGTTGAATTGCGTGGCCAACGGAAAAATTCTGCGGTCGGGTGTCTTTGAAGATCTTTGGATCCAGCCGGCTGCGGGAGACGCCGGCGGCTCGGTCGGGGCGGCATACGTTGCTTACCATCATCATCTTCGCCAGCCGGTACAGAAGAAAGGTCGAAGAGATCTGCAGCATGGATCGTACCTCGGCCCGTCGTACGATGACCAGGAGATCGCCAGCTTTCTGAAAGAACATAATCTGCCCCATGAAAGAATCAATGACCGGCGGTCGTTGTGCGATAAAGTCTCCGAATATTTGGTCCAAGAGAAGATCGTCGGCTGGTTCCAGGGTAGAATGGAATTCGGTCCGCGGGCGCTGGGGAATCGGTCCATTATCGGAGATGCGCGTTCGCCATCAATGCAGAAGAAGATGAACATCAAAATAAAATTCAGGGAAGGGTTCAGGCCGTTTGCTCCCTCGGTCCTGGAGGAAAAAGCGGGCGAGTGGTTCGAGCTCGACCGTGAAAGCCCCTACATGCTTCTCGTCGCCGACGTGAAGAAAGAAAAGCAGCGGGTCATGACCGATGCCGAGAAGCAACTCTGGGGGATCGAGAAGCTTAATGTCCTGCGTTCGGAAATTCCGGCTGTAACGCACGTCGACTACTCAGCGCGAATACAGACGGTCAACACATTGGACAATCCATTATACTACGATCTTATTGCCGCATTCTACAAAAGAACCGGATGCCCGGTCATAGTGAATACGTCGTTCAACGTCAGGGGGGAACCGATCGTGGCAACGCCGCTCGATGCGTACAAATGCTTCATGCGGACCGGTCTTGACGTCCTTGTTCTCGGGTCATTCATTCTGCTGAAGTCGGGTCAGCCGGCCTTTCATGACGACATCCAATGGAAGGAGATGTATGAGCTGGATTAG
- a CDS encoding SxtJ family membrane protein, producing the protein MSWISDVRSELKHLKRTPKEVRKFAYLVGSLLLIIGGDGVYKHWNGAVVSLLLIIAFLLLVCGAMKPQYLTRVYGAWMGIAFGLGWIVSRAILILLFYLVITPVGLLARLFGKKFIDVSFPGAKESYWVPRIGGKKMHYEKMF; encoded by the coding sequence ATGAGCTGGATTAGTGACGTTCGAAGCGAATTGAAACACTTGAAGAGAACGCCGAAAGAGGTGCGGAAGTTTGCCTATCTTGTCGGCTCTCTGCTTCTCATCATCGGGGGAGACGGCGTGTATAAACATTGGAATGGAGCCGTCGTCTCTTTACTTTTGATCATTGCGTTTTTGCTTCTCGTGTGCGGCGCGATGAAGCCTCAGTACCTCACCAGAGTGTACGGAGCATGGATGGGTATCGCGTTCGGTCTCGGCTGGATCGTATCGCGAGCAATTCTCATTCTTTTATTTTATCTTGTGATTACTCCGGTCGGATTATTAGCCCGGTTGTTTGGGAAGAAGTTCATCGATGTTTCTTTTCCAGGGGCAAAAGAATCGTATTGGGTTCCGCGCATAGGCGGAAAAAAAATGCACTACGAGAAAATGTTTTAG
- a CDS encoding DUF5989 family protein: MAKVRIIAEYIQFLKENKKWWLMPIVFALLFFGLLIVITKGSALAPFIYTLF, translated from the coding sequence GTGGCCAAAGTCAGGATCATCGCGGAATACATCCAGTTCCTCAAAGAGAACAAGAAATGGTGGCTGATGCCGATCGTTTTCGCTTTGCTCTTTTTTGGGCTGCTGATTGTGATCACGAAAGGGAGTGCTTTAGCCCCGTTTATTTATACCTTATTTTAA
- a CDS encoding M64 family metallopeptidase, whose protein sequence is MNIPRMTCSFVLLAVLCMNAEGAERFEEYFCDSTFRFDYYHTGTKGEERISADKMCLEGIWPGSLTNLIDTLNLGEYFFRIVDVKSNRTIYSRGYSSLFDEWQTTDEAAAGTFRTFHESVRFPCPLHKFQLTVSRRTKQMVFSEMYSTVIDPGGTDVRRGVVHSRTEVVDIVSNGDVHSKVDIAILGDGYTKGEMTKFVSDARHFTQILFSTEPFKHRKNDFNVRAVEVESHESGIDQPDENIWTDHPLGTTYDSFGSARYVLTDANKNVREYASAAPYDFLFILVNTHRYGGGGIFQLYAVCFANGETPATAWQADYVFVHEFGHSFAGLGDEYYSSSVAYNDFYQKGIEPWEPNIAANISRDGMKWRDLLTSGIALPTPWNKTLYDSLEAERGTLRRNTPGYAEKRQAILDAEHSILNDKQLTGVVGAFEGAGYSSTGLYRPSLDCRMFSLSLTDFDPVCARAINRMIDFYTK, encoded by the coding sequence ATGAACATCCCGCGAATGACATGCTCCTTTGTTCTTCTCGCCGTTCTCTGTATGAATGCGGAAGGTGCGGAACGGTTTGAAGAGTATTTTTGCGATTCCACGTTTCGCTTCGATTATTACCATACCGGAACGAAGGGGGAAGAGCGGATCTCCGCCGATAAAATGTGTCTGGAGGGAATATGGCCGGGAAGCCTGACCAACCTGATCGACACGCTCAATCTCGGCGAATATTTTTTTCGCATCGTCGATGTCAAAAGCAACCGGACGATCTATTCACGGGGCTACAGCTCGCTGTTCGACGAATGGCAGACGACCGACGAAGCTGCGGCCGGAACCTTCAGAACCTTTCATGAGTCGGTCAGGTTCCCCTGCCCGCTTCATAAGTTCCAGTTGACGGTATCGCGGCGGACGAAACAGATGGTATTCAGCGAGATGTACTCGACCGTCATCGACCCGGGCGGCACCGACGTTCGCCGCGGAGTCGTTCATTCTCGGACCGAAGTGGTCGATATCGTTTCAAACGGCGATGTCCATTCCAAGGTTGATATCGCCATTCTCGGTGACGGCTACACAAAAGGAGAGATGACGAAATTTGTCAGCGATGCCCGTCATTTCACGCAAATTTTATTTTCCACCGAGCCATTCAAGCATCGAAAGAATGATTTCAACGTGCGTGCAGTCGAGGTCGAATCGCACGAATCGGGAATCGACCAGCCGGACGAAAATATCTGGACGGACCATCCGCTCGGGACAACGTACGACTCTTTTGGATCTGCCCGGTATGTTCTGACCGACGCGAACAAAAATGTGAGGGAGTATGCTTCCGCTGCTCCTTATGATTTTCTCTTCATCCTGGTCAACACGCACCGCTACGGCGGCGGAGGAATATTCCAATTGTATGCCGTTTGCTTCGCCAACGGCGAGACCCCCGCCACGGCGTGGCAGGCCGATTATGTTTTTGTCCACGAGTTCGGACATTCGTTTGCCGGGTTGGGGGACGAATACTATTCGTCGTCGGTTGCGTACAATGATTTTTATCAGAAGGGAATAGAGCCGTGGGAGCCGAATATCGCTGCGAACATTTCGCGCGATGGGATGAAATGGCGAGACCTACTGACGTCCGGAATTGCGCTTCCCACTCCGTGGAACAAAACCCTCTACGACAGCTTGGAAGCGGAACGGGGAACGTTGCGGCGGAATACTCCCGGCTATGCCGAGAAACGCCAGGCGATTTTGGATGCTGAACATTCGATCCTTAACGACAAGCAGTTGACCGGCGTTGTCGGTGCGTTTGAAGGTGCCGGATACAGTTCCACGGGCTTATACCGGCCGTCACTTGATTGCCGGATGTTTTCGCTGAGCCTCACCGATTTCGACCCGGTGTGCGCCCGGGCGATCAATCGAATGATAGATTTTTATACAAAGTAA